The Lysobacter sp. HDW10 genome window below encodes:
- a CDS encoding homoserine kinase, giving the protein MIIRGDRDVVRGTTIACAIAPACVGNIGVGFDLLGHTFYGPADLACVRQQAKGVTLSGVHSQLPGMDGIPLDPTLNTAGRAVQAMVDALDLPFGFEIELHKGISLGSGMGGSAASAVAAVVAANALLDTPLPMVDLYPFARRGESASTDAAPGDNVGPMLLGGLALAPPQVLRALHVPADLYCVVLKPGMSIETRRAREVLVAPYALDVCVTQASHLALLLTGLTHDDFDLIRLGLDDVMIEPRRAHLIPGFAEIKHTAQAMGALGASISGSGPTIFAWFASRATAARALDAMKQTAHEHHAQVETWLSPVAGPAAQLVAPALATQLVNDTLLPMNAFAHCSNRGAPLAADDVTC; this is encoded by the coding sequence ATGATCATACGAGGTGACCGCGATGTCGTTCGCGGTACTACCATCGCCTGCGCCATTGCGCCGGCCTGTGTAGGCAATATTGGTGTGGGTTTCGATTTGCTGGGGCACACCTTTTACGGCCCGGCCGATCTCGCATGCGTGCGACAGCAAGCCAAAGGCGTCACCCTCTCCGGTGTGCACAGCCAATTGCCCGGCATGGACGGCATTCCCCTCGACCCAACGCTGAACACCGCGGGTCGTGCAGTGCAGGCCATGGTCGATGCTTTGGACTTGCCGTTCGGTTTTGAGATTGAACTGCACAAAGGCATTTCCTTGGGCTCGGGGATGGGCGGTTCCGCCGCGTCCGCTGTCGCAGCCGTTGTGGCGGCGAATGCATTGTTGGACACACCGTTGCCGATGGTGGATCTGTATCCATTCGCGCGTCGCGGCGAAAGTGCCTCTACGGACGCTGCGCCCGGCGATAACGTCGGGCCGATGTTGTTGGGTGGCTTGGCGCTAGCGCCGCCACAAGTGTTACGCGCACTGCATGTACCTGCTGACTTGTACTGCGTGGTGCTGAAGCCGGGCATGTCAATTGAAACGCGACGTGCGCGCGAGGTGCTCGTTGCGCCATATGCCTTGGATGTCTGTGTCACGCAAGCGTCGCATCTGGCCTTGCTGTTAACAGGCCTGACACACGACGACTTCGATTTAATTCGATTGGGACTCGACGACGTGATGATTGAACCGCGTCGTGCGCATTTGATCCCCGGGTTTGCGGAAATAAAGCACACGGCGCAAGCCATGGGTGCCTTGGGTGCCAGCATTTCCGGCTCAGGCCCAACGATTTTTGCGTGGTTTGCATCGCGCGCAACGGCTGCGCGTGCGTTGGATGCAATGAAGCAAACCGCACATGAACACCATGCACAGGTTGAGACGTGGTTATCACCCGTAGCAGGCCCTGCCGCACAACTTGTTGCGCCCGCGCTTGCAACTCAATTGGTCAATGACACACTGTTGCCAATGAACGCCTTCGCGCACTGTTCGAACCGTGGCGCGCCGCTCGCAGCGGATGATGTGACGTGCTGA
- a CDS encoding GGDEF domain-containing protein has product MLKFNRFDGGSSALKRFKEDFGFRLLVLVVAGAFVVSGLMAWLRFAEGNQVQMWVDIALATVLFASFLAMLGGVRPEYVARTAAILSNVGILISAWVDPASGTHWVFVVFAVMFLLFGHFTALLLTVVTLLCVAARLFVLESTVDFMGFTAAGALVIGFNFVFAFREERHRKQLEAIAMQDSLTGIGNRRAFSWRVEALMDEARRHGTALGMFMLDLDHFKQINDRYGHAEGDRVLTDFARIIHHNSRSIDELFRLGGEEFALLLPGMDAVHMAAHAERLLDLFRQELKAEDQCVTASIGATAWQPEEQIKVWMARTDQALYEAKEGGRDRVVVH; this is encoded by the coding sequence GTGCTGAAATTCAATCGGTTTGACGGCGGCAGTTCGGCGCTCAAACGATTCAAAGAAGACTTTGGTTTCCGCCTATTGGTGCTTGTGGTCGCGGGTGCCTTCGTTGTCAGCGGGCTCATGGCTTGGCTGCGTTTTGCAGAAGGCAATCAGGTTCAGATGTGGGTCGATATCGCCCTCGCGACTGTCTTATTCGCAAGCTTTTTGGCCATGTTGGGCGGTGTTCGACCTGAATACGTTGCGCGTACCGCGGCCATTCTCTCCAATGTCGGCATCTTGATCAGTGCTTGGGTCGACCCTGCTTCGGGCACGCACTGGGTATTTGTGGTGTTCGCGGTGATGTTCTTGCTGTTCGGCCACTTCACGGCCTTGCTGCTGACTGTCGTCACTTTGCTGTGCGTCGCTGCGCGCTTATTCGTTCTGGAAAGCACGGTCGATTTCATGGGTTTCACGGCGGCAGGCGCCTTGGTCATTGGTTTCAACTTCGTGTTTGCGTTCCGGGAAGAGCGACATCGCAAACAGTTGGAAGCCATTGCGATGCAAGATTCTCTCACCGGGATCGGCAATCGTCGCGCTTTTTCTTGGCGTGTCGAAGCACTCATGGACGAAGCGCGACGTCACGGCACTGCGCTTGGCATGTTCATGCTCGACTTGGATCACTTTAAGCAGATCAACGACCGCTACGGGCACGCAGAAGGTGATCGCGTGTTGACCGATTTCGCGCGCATCATCCACCACAATTCGCGCAGCATCGATGAGCTCTTCCGCCTAGGCGGGGAAGAATTTGCGTTGCTGTTACCTGGCATGGACGCCGTGCATATGGCGGCGCATGCCGAGCGACTGCTCGACTTGTTCCGTCAGGAACTTAAAGCGGAAGACCAGTGCGTGACGGCGTCGATCGGCGCAACCGCGTGGCAGCCCGAAGAGCAGATCAAGGTCTGGATGGCCCGCACCGATCAGGCACTGTACGAGGCAAAAGAAGGTGGCCGCGATCGAGTTGTCGTTCACTAA
- the rho gene encoding transcription termination factor Rho, with product MSDEIESTGETATTKRVRKPRVSKSAAAPVENTPSESSAANVSPAAEAAPRSPRPPRERNPDTSADTAPAATESAHADAPPARQRDDGGDNGQDEGGQDNGGYGQRNNRRERFRNRRDRQRDRYRDPGLPQDDNGDPNAQPGYGRPMPTIPEGFPQYSLSDLKRMPAAKLLDIAEQLQIQEGVARARKQDVIFAVLKVLTRHGDGVAADGVLEILPDGYGFLRAAEASYLAGPDDVYISPSQIRRFNLRTGDHLSGRIRWPKDGERYFALAVVDTINAEPIEASKNKTLFENLTPLFPRKRFRLERGDGSSEDITGRILDLMAPQGKGQRALIVSPPKAGKTMMMQQIATAITHNHPDVHLIVLLIDERPEEVTEMQRTVRGEVISSTFDEPAARHVQVAEMVIERAKRLVEHKKDVVILLDSITRLARAYNNVLPSSGKVLTGGVDSNAMHRPKRFFGAARNVEEGGSLTIIATALVDTGSAMDKVIYEEFKGTGNSEIHLDRRITEKRVYPAIGVNLSGTRREDLLIEPELLQKIWILRKLLHPMDEIAAMEFLLDKMKNTKSNDEFFSSMKR from the coding sequence TTGTCCGACGAAATCGAAAGCACCGGCGAAACCGCTACGACTAAGCGTGTTCGCAAGCCGCGCGTGAGCAAATCCGCTGCCGCCCCCGTAGAAAACACCCCCTCTGAAAGCTCGGCTGCGAATGTTTCGCCAGCAGCCGAAGCTGCACCGCGCAGCCCTAGACCGCCGCGCGAACGCAACCCCGACACCTCCGCCGACACGGCACCCGCAGCGACCGAATCGGCACACGCCGATGCGCCGCCGGCACGTCAACGCGACGACGGTGGCGATAACGGCCAAGACGAAGGCGGCCAAGACAACGGCGGCTACGGCCAGCGCAACAATCGTCGCGAACGTTTCCGCAACCGCCGCGACCGCCAACGTGATCGCTATCGCGATCCCGGTTTGCCGCAAGACGACAATGGCGACCCGAACGCGCAACCGGGCTACGGCCGCCCGATGCCGACCATTCCGGAAGGCTTCCCGCAATATTCCTTGAGCGATCTGAAGCGCATGCCGGCAGCTAAGTTGCTGGATATTGCTGAACAACTGCAGATTCAAGAAGGCGTGGCGCGTGCGCGCAAGCAAGACGTGATCTTCGCGGTTCTGAAAGTGCTGACCCGCCACGGTGACGGTGTCGCCGCAGACGGTGTGCTCGAAATTTTGCCCGATGGCTATGGCTTCTTGCGCGCTGCGGAAGCGAGCTACCTTGCCGGTCCGGATGACGTGTACATCTCGCCGAGCCAAATTCGTCGCTTCAACCTGCGCACGGGTGACCACCTGAGTGGTCGTATCCGTTGGCCGAAAGATGGCGAACGTTATTTCGCGCTCGCCGTGGTCGACACCATCAATGCCGAGCCGATTGAAGCCAGCAAGAACAAAACCTTGTTTGAAAACTTGACGCCTTTGTTCCCGCGCAAGCGTTTCCGTTTGGAACGTGGTGACGGCTCCAGCGAAGACATCACGGGCCGCATCCTCGACTTGATGGCGCCGCAAGGTAAAGGCCAACGTGCACTGATCGTGTCGCCGCCGAAAGCCGGTAAGACGATGATGATGCAACAGATCGCCACGGCGATTACGCACAACCATCCCGACGTGCATTTGATCGTGTTGTTGATCGACGAACGTCCGGAAGAAGTGACTGAAATGCAGCGCACCGTGCGCGGCGAAGTCATTTCTTCGACCTTCGACGAACCCGCAGCACGCCACGTGCAAGTCGCCGAAATGGTGATCGAGCGCGCCAAGCGCTTGGTCGAACACAAGAAAGACGTGGTCATCTTGCTCGACTCGATCACCCGTCTCGCACGCGCTTACAACAACGTCTTGCCGAGTTCCGGCAAAGTGTTGACGGGTGGTGTGGACTCGAACGCCATGCACCGTCCGAAGCGTTTCTTTGGTGCGGCACGTAACGTGGAAGAAGGTGGCTCGCTCACCATCATTGCCACGGCACTGGTCGATACCGGCTCTGCGATGGACAAGGTGATCTACGAAGAATTCAAGGGTACCGGTAACTCGGAAATCCACTTGGATCGTCGCATCACCGAGAAGCGCGTTTACCCCGCCATCGGTGTGAACTTGTCCGGCACGCGTCGCGAAGATTTGTTGATCGAACCGGAACTGCTGCAAAAGATTTGGATCTTGCGCAAGTTGTTGCATCCGATGGACGAAATTGCCGCCATGGAGTTCTTGCTCGACAAGATGAAGAACACCAAGAGTAACGATGAGTTCTTTAGCTCAATGAAGCGCTAA
- the trxA gene encoding thioredoxin — MSSPNVVHATTADFDQLVLSSKEPVLVDFWAPWCGPCRSIAPVLDQLADQYSGKAKVVKVDIEAHPQIGMRYNVRSIPMLVMFKDGQPAATQVGAPPNVAGVLGGMIDKAIA; from the coding sequence ATGTCTAGCCCCAACGTCGTACATGCCACCACTGCAGACTTCGATCAGCTTGTTTTGTCGTCGAAGGAACCCGTGTTGGTGGATTTCTGGGCCCCTTGGTGTGGTCCGTGCCGCTCGATTGCGCCGGTCCTCGATCAATTGGCCGACCAATATTCAGGTAAGGCCAAGGTCGTTAAAGTCGATATCGAGGCCCACCCGCAAATCGGCATGCGCTACAACGTGCGCAGCATCCCGATGTTGGTCATGTTCAAGGACGGCCAACCGGCCGCCACCCAGGTCGGCGCACCGCCGAATGTGGCCGGCGTTTTGGGCGGCATGATTGACAAAGCCATCGCCTAA
- the rhlB gene encoding ATP-dependent RNA helicase RhlB: MSDKPLTDITFNALPIEPALLGGLESAGFVRCTPIQALTLPFALAGRDVAGQAQTGTGKTLAFLVAVMNRLMSRPALAERKPEDPRALILAPTRELAIQIHKDAVKFGSDLGLRFALIYGGVDYDKQRAQLQEGADVIIATPGRLIDYVRQHKVVSLHACEMCVLDEADRMFDLGFIKDIRFLLRRMPPRTERQTMLFSATLSHRVLELAYEHMNDPEKLVVESESITAARVRQVLYFPSDDEKLKLLIGLMSRVPDARSMVFVNTKMFVERVARGLEKAGYAVGVLSGDVPQKKRESLLRKFQAGQLEVLVATDVAARGLHIAGVTHVFNYDLPFDAEDYVHRIGRTARLGEEGDAISFACERYAMSLPDIETYIEQAIPRGTVTEELMTAVPREARVIADEDKEDLGEVFKEAREFRKTQQEKQKPRSARPGERCRKPRTPRAEGDAVPRTHSSDTSTAAPAVAQAGEGAERKRRRRRRGKRIEGQEGASANQTNGGAQKRDSRTSQPTVPAPSGPGLLRKIGSGLRNLLKRGPQKQH; this comes from the coding sequence ATGTCCGATAAACCGCTGACCGATATCACCTTCAACGCCTTGCCGATCGAGCCTGCACTGCTCGGGGGGTTGGAATCAGCCGGTTTCGTCCGCTGCACACCGATTCAAGCATTGACCTTACCGTTCGCACTGGCGGGCCGCGATGTTGCGGGCCAGGCACAAACCGGCACCGGGAAAACCTTGGCCTTCTTGGTGGCGGTGATGAATCGCTTGATGAGCCGTCCTGCGTTGGCCGAGCGCAAGCCGGAAGATCCGCGCGCATTGATCCTCGCACCGACACGTGAGCTCGCAATTCAAATTCACAAAGATGCTGTTAAGTTCGGCAGTGATCTGGGTTTGCGTTTTGCATTGATCTACGGCGGGGTCGATTACGACAAGCAGCGCGCGCAGTTGCAAGAAGGTGCGGACGTCATCATTGCGACGCCGGGTCGACTGATTGACTACGTGCGTCAACACAAAGTGGTGTCGCTGCATGCCTGCGAAATGTGTGTGCTGGACGAAGCCGATCGCATGTTCGATCTGGGCTTCATTAAAGACATCCGCTTCTTGTTGCGCCGCATGCCGCCGCGCACCGAACGTCAAACCATGTTGTTCTCCGCCACGTTGTCGCATCGCGTGCTGGAGCTTGCCTATGAGCACATGAACGATCCCGAGAAGTTGGTGGTGGAAAGCGAATCCATCACCGCTGCGCGCGTGCGTCAGGTGCTGTATTTCCCTTCAGACGACGAAAAGCTGAAATTGCTGATCGGTCTGATGTCGCGCGTGCCCGATGCCCGCAGCATGGTGTTCGTCAATACCAAGATGTTCGTCGAGCGCGTGGCGCGCGGGCTTGAAAAGGCCGGCTATGCAGTCGGTGTCTTGAGTGGTGATGTGCCGCAGAAGAAACGTGAAAGTTTGCTGCGCAAATTCCAAGCAGGTCAGCTCGAAGTGTTGGTGGCGACAGACGTGGCGGCGCGCGGTTTGCATATCGCAGGCGTCACCCACGTGTTCAACTACGATTTGCCGTTCGATGCGGAAGACTATGTGCATCGCATCGGTCGTACCGCACGTTTGGGCGAAGAGGGCGATGCCATCAGCTTCGCTTGCGAACGCTATGCCATGTCATTGCCCGATATCGAAACCTATATTGAGCAAGCCATCCCGCGTGGCACCGTTACCGAAGAATTGATGACGGCCGTGCCGCGCGAGGCACGCGTCATTGCCGACGAAGACAAGGAAGACCTCGGCGAAGTTTTCAAAGAAGCGCGCGAGTTCCGCAAGACGCAACAAGAAAAGCAAAAGCCGCGCAGTGCCCGACCGGGCGAGCGCTGCCGAAAGCCACGCACCCCACGTGCCGAAGGCGACGCGGTGCCGCGCACGCACAGCAGCGACACATCCACAGCAGCACCTGCAGTGGCGCAAGCCGGTGAGGGTGCAGAACGCAAGCGTCGTCGTCGCCGTCGCGGCAAGCGGATTGAAGGTCAAGAGGGTGCTTCCGCCAACCAGACCAACGGTGGCGCACAGAAGCGTGATTCACGTACGTCGCAACCCACGGTGCCGGCACCGAGCGGCCCCGGTCTTTTGCGCAAAATCGGCAGTGGATTACGAAATCTGCTGAAACGCGGTCCGCAAAAGCAACATTGA
- a CDS encoding ATP-binding cassette domain-containing protein, with amino-acid sequence MSILRFDGVGKTYTGGREALRHVTFAVAPGEMLFITGHSGAGKSTLLKLIQLTDRPSIGSVMFDERNLSNVTGRKIAFHRREVGVVYQNHQLLAERSVAENIGLPLVLRGMPRAEIQKRVNSMLERMGLGGRGKALPSQLSAGEQQRVGIARAMIGEPRMLIADEPTGNLDPTLSAEIMEIFAALPQRGTSVMVASHDLALVKRMKKRVLVLSEGELVDDIAPEDLADE; translated from the coding sequence ATGAGTATTCTTCGCTTCGATGGCGTCGGAAAAACCTATACGGGCGGTCGAGAAGCCCTACGTCACGTGACCTTTGCGGTTGCGCCGGGTGAGATGCTGTTTATCACCGGTCATTCCGGTGCGGGCAAAAGTACGTTGCTCAAATTGATTCAACTCACCGATCGCCCGTCGATTGGATCGGTGATGTTTGATGAGCGGAATCTGAGCAATGTCACCGGCCGCAAAATTGCGTTTCATCGTCGCGAAGTCGGCGTGGTGTATCAGAACCATCAACTGTTGGCAGAACGATCGGTCGCAGAAAACATCGGCCTGCCGTTGGTGTTGCGCGGGATGCCGCGCGCAGAAATCCAAAAGCGCGTCAACAGCATGTTGGAACGCATGGGCTTAGGCGGCCGCGGCAAGGCCTTGCCTTCGCAGCTGTCAGCAGGTGAGCAACAACGCGTCGGCATTGCGCGCGCCATGATCGGCGAACCGCGCATGTTGATCGCCGATGAACCGACCGGCAACTTGGACCCGACACTCAGCGCGGAAATCATGGAAATCTTTGCGGCCCTGCCGCAACGAGGAACGAGCGTGATGGTGGCGAGCCACGACCTCGCACTGGTGAAACGTATGAAGAAACGCGTGCTCGTGTTGTCAGAAGGCGAGCTGGTTGACGACATCGCGCCGGAGGACCTCGCCGATGAATGA
- the ftsX gene encoding permease-like cell division protein FtsX produces the protein MNDAKRVAAPSAFSIWLDHHWRSLTASVRSLVRKPFASLLTIAVLALALALPLGLLASLQNIERFAGNVQQSREISVFLKQDVTTEDARALTESIRARSDVANIVWKTPEEGLADLRKTSNLGEALDSLDSNPLPHLLIITPKADDAGLVAEMQTSPKVDIVQHDQIWRQRLDQWLGFGAQLAWILAIVLGAAAVLVIGNTVRLDIQSRREELGVLQLLGATDGFIRRPFLYLGAWYGIAAGVLALVLLGGVNRALQPSLSALAGSYGSQFSLQGFNVVQAVAAVLVAGFLGWMGAGFVTGHFLRQTRPMGR, from the coding sequence ATGAATGATGCAAAGCGCGTCGCCGCACCTTCTGCGTTTTCGATTTGGCTCGACCATCACTGGCGCAGCCTGACCGCCAGTGTGCGTTCGTTAGTGCGCAAGCCGTTTGCGTCATTGCTTACGATCGCTGTCTTGGCATTGGCGCTCGCTTTACCTTTGGGCTTACTCGCCAGCCTGCAAAATATTGAGCGCTTCGCCGGCAATGTGCAGCAGTCGCGCGAGATCAGCGTGTTCTTGAAACAAGACGTGACGACCGAAGATGCGCGTGCATTGACGGAATCGATCCGCGCTCGCAGTGACGTTGCGAATATCGTGTGGAAAACACCTGAAGAAGGGTTGGCAGACCTGCGCAAAACGTCGAATTTAGGTGAAGCCCTGGATAGCTTGGACAGCAATCCCTTGCCGCATTTGTTGATCATCACGCCCAAAGCTGACGACGCGGGTTTGGTGGCAGAAATGCAAACCTCGCCGAAAGTCGACATCGTGCAGCACGATCAAATTTGGCGCCAACGTTTGGACCAATGGCTTGGTTTCGGCGCACAGCTCGCGTGGATCTTGGCCATTGTCTTGGGCGCGGCCGCCGTGCTCGTGATCGGTAACACCGTGCGCTTGGATATCCAATCGCGTCGTGAAGAATTGGGCGTGCTGCAATTGTTGGGCGCCACCGATGGTTTCATTCGTCGACCCTTCCTGTATTTGGGTGCGTGGTACGGCATTGCAGCGGGCGTGTTGGCTTTGGTGTTGCTCGGTGGCGTGAATCGCGCCTTGCAACCGTCGCTCTCTGCACTTGCAGGCAGTTATGGCAGTCAGTTTTCGTTGCAAGGATTCAACGTGGTGCAAGCCGTCGCAGCGGTATTGGTCGCAGGTTTCCTCGGCTGGATGGGCGCCGGTTTTGTCACCGGTCACTTCTTGCGTCAAACCCGACCAATGGGACGCTGA
- a CDS encoding response regulator: MSTTPRDLRHVVADNPRVLIVESSRMVRKLISDLLKKELPNVTVVESTGLKQARACLNLGAVDLVTTSLSLDDGDGLQVAKAVRDAAGQAYVPVIVVSSDVNSRLASRTLGDDVTDYFDKSAGFPALAAFVRGYIQPQPIDGARILYVEDSRVVALATKRMLAAQGLTVIHVDSAEAAIEYLDLHHGAVDEVGADLVLTDVYLNGPLGGLDVLKHVRHGLGYSKRLLPALVMTGDENPDKQRELFLAGANDLVLKPVEERMVVTKILFQLRAARLHS, translated from the coding sequence ATGAGTACTACGCCACGCGATCTGCGCCACGTCGTTGCCGACAACCCGCGCGTTTTGATTGTTGAAAGTTCCAGGATGGTGCGCAAACTGATCAGCGACTTGCTGAAGAAGGAATTGCCGAATGTCACGGTGGTGGAAAGCACCGGCCTGAAGCAAGCGCGCGCGTGTTTGAATCTTGGCGCCGTAGATCTCGTCACGACTTCATTGAGTTTGGACGACGGTGACGGCCTGCAAGTTGCGAAAGCCGTGCGCGATGCCGCAGGCCAAGCCTATGTCCCGGTCATTGTGGTGTCGTCTGATGTAAACAGCCGACTTGCTTCACGCACGTTGGGTGATGACGTCACCGACTACTTTGACAAGAGTGCAGGGTTTCCGGCGCTTGCGGCGTTTGTACGCGGCTACATCCAGCCGCAACCCATCGACGGCGCACGCATCTTGTATGTTGAAGACAGCCGCGTCGTTGCATTGGCGACCAAGCGCATGTTGGCCGCGCAAGGCCTGACCGTCATTCATGTCGACAGCGCGGAAGCCGCGATTGAGTACCTCGACTTGCATCATGGTGCGGTCGATGAAGTCGGCGCCGACTTGGTGCTCACCGACGTCTATTTGAATGGTCCGCTCGGCGGTCTCGATGTGCTGAAGCATGTGCGCCATGGTCTGGGTTACAGCAAGCGTTTGTTGCCTGCACTCGTCATGACCGGCGATGAGAACCCCGACAAGCAACGTGAGTTGTTCTTAGCAGGTGCGAACGACTTGGTCTTGAAGCCGGTGGAAGAACGCATGGTGGTGACCAAGATCTTGTTCCAACTGCGTGCAGCCCGACTTCATTCGTGA
- the ung gene encoding uracil-DNA glycosylase, whose product MTANDALKLEASWKHHVGEWFQRDDMQALSGFLRERIAAGHTVFPPPAQIFAAFDATPFDQVKVVILGQDPYHGAGQAHGLCFSVLPGTPVPPSLQNIYKELKTDVGFVPPAHGYLMPWAQQGVLLLNSVLTVEEGKAGSHQNRGWEGFTDHVIETLNREREGLVFLLWGSYAQAKGRVIDDRRHRVLRAPHPSPLSAHRGFFGSGHFSKANQWLEKGGRGPIRWQLPVSV is encoded by the coding sequence GTGACCGCGAACGACGCCTTGAAGCTTGAAGCTTCTTGGAAGCACCATGTGGGTGAGTGGTTCCAGCGCGACGACATGCAAGCGCTCTCTGGTTTCTTGCGCGAACGTATTGCCGCGGGTCACACCGTATTCCCGCCGCCCGCGCAAATCTTCGCAGCCTTCGACGCCACACCGTTTGATCAGGTCAAAGTCGTCATCCTCGGCCAAGATCCGTATCACGGCGCAGGGCAAGCCCATGGTTTGTGTTTTTCGGTTTTGCCAGGCACACCCGTGCCGCCGTCGCTGCAGAACATTTACAAAGAACTGAAAACCGACGTTGGCTTCGTGCCGCCCGCGCACGGCTACCTGATGCCTTGGGCGCAGCAAGGCGTGCTGCTCTTGAACTCAGTGCTGACGGTGGAAGAAGGCAAAGCCGGAAGCCACCAAAACCGCGGCTGGGAAGGCTTCACCGACCACGTGATCGAGACCCTCAATCGCGAGCGCGAAGGGCTGGTTTTCCTGCTCTGGGGCAGCTACGCCCAAGCCAAGGGGCGGGTGATCGACGATCGCCGCCATCGGGTACTGCGGGCGCCGCATCCGTCACCCCTGTCTGCCCATCGCGGCTTTTTCGGTTCCGGCCACTTTTCCAAAGCAAATCAATGGCTTGAGAAGGGCGGGCGCGGGCCGATCCGGTGGCAATTGCCAGTTTCTGTCTAA
- the rpoH gene encoding RNA polymerase sigma factor RpoH, protein MTTLTPSRALVTNNLPVPNALGSLEAYISAVHQIPVLTVEEEQALATRLRDNNDLAAAQELVLSHLRFVVHVARGYAGYGLQVGDLIQEGNIGLMKAVKRFDPEVGVRLVSFAVHWIRAEMHEFIIKNWRIVKVATTKAQRKLFFNLRKSKKRLGWMNAEEVRAVARDLNVSEREVLEMESRLSGRDIGFDAPANEDEERAPPAPAAYLMTDDEDPSQAYERADGEDHQLGLLREGLAGLDARSRDIIKRRWLDEDNKVTLQDLAAEYGVSAERIRQLEANALKKMKALFAA, encoded by the coding sequence ATGACTACTTTGACCCCCTCGCGGGCGCTTGTCACAAACAATCTGCCCGTACCCAACGCGCTCGGCTCGCTCGAGGCGTATATCTCCGCGGTGCATCAAATTCCCGTCTTGACGGTTGAAGAAGAGCAAGCACTCGCAACGCGTCTGCGCGACAACAACGATCTCGCCGCTGCGCAGGAACTCGTGCTCTCGCATTTGCGTTTCGTTGTGCATGTTGCACGCGGTTATGCAGGCTACGGCTTGCAAGTGGGCGACCTGATTCAAGAAGGCAATATCGGTTTGATGAAAGCCGTCAAACGTTTCGACCCCGAGGTCGGTGTGCGCTTGGTGAGCTTTGCGGTGCATTGGATTCGTGCAGAGATGCATGAGTTCATCATCAAGAACTGGCGCATCGTCAAAGTCGCAACGACCAAGGCGCAACGCAAGTTGTTCTTCAACCTGCGCAAGAGCAAGAAGCGTTTGGGTTGGATGAATGCCGAAGAGGTGCGTGCTGTCGCGCGTGATCTCAATGTGTCCGAACGCGAAGTGTTGGAAATGGAATCCCGCTTGTCGGGGCGTGATATCGGCTTCGATGCACCTGCAAACGAAGACGAAGAACGCGCGCCGCCCGCACCTGCTGCGTATCTCATGACGGATGACGAAGATCCGTCGCAAGCCTACGAGCGCGCAGATGGCGAAGACCACCAACTCGGTTTGTTGCGCGAAGGTTTGGCCGGCTTGGATGCGCGTTCGCGCGACATCATCAAGCGTCGCTGGTTGGACGAAGACAATAAAGTCACCTTGCAAGATCTCGCGGCCGAGTATGGCGTCTCTGCAGAACGCATTCGCCAGTTGGAAGCCAATGCGCTGAAGAAGATGAAAGCTTTGTTCGCGGCCTGA